Proteins encoded together in one Carya illinoinensis cultivar Pawnee chromosome 3, C.illinoinensisPawnee_v1, whole genome shotgun sequence window:
- the LOC122305475 gene encoding nuclear pore complex protein NUP133 isoform X3 gives MLYSFERYAFGIDSGDDAFISGGMEKGTSLAWIIIGNRLFIWNYLSPTASMKCVVLEIPLNALENRDINSTDRNCWLLCVVNWESTSRRTKKVAKHCNSAGVVLCNQNTRTIIYWPEVYSEGRTAPVTSFASSEELEVTSSHENGKATPNKQRQRIRCGNNSTGWSSLNSLMASALPGSQHSCVALACCSNGELWQFHCSPTGIHRKKIYEDKLTLPSQGSDGGQILWSKGYPRSLIWRFSHVSTEGSNREFFLLTDREIQCFSIDMKLDIRVSKLWSHEIIGTDGDAGIRKDLAGQKRIWPLDLQVDDHGKVITILVATFCKDRVSGSSYTQYSLLTMQYKSGVSMEPAHERILEKKAPIQVIIPKARVEDEDFLFSMRLRIGGKPSGSAIILSGDGTATVAHYYRNSTHLYQFDLPYDAGKVLDASVLLSSDDGEEGPWVVLTEKAGIWAIPEKAVVLGGVEPPERSLSRKGSSNERSAQEETRNLTFLGNIAPRRASSEAWDAGERQTGAFTGVVRRTGPDEESETLLSHLFHDFLSSGQVDGSLEKLKSSGAFERDGETSVFARMSKSIVDTLAKHWTTTRGAEILAMAVVSTQLMDKQQKHKAFLQFLALSKCHEELCSRQRYSLRIILEHGEKLAGMIQLRELQNVIGEKRSTGVGSSHPSAERRALWDLIQLVGERARRNTVLLMDRDNAEVFYSKVSDLEEVFYCLDRHLDYVISIEQPLWIQIQRACELSNACATIVREAMHYRNENNLWYPPPEGLTPWYCQPVVRNGMWSIASFMLQLLNETSGVELSVKSDLYTHLEVLTEVLLETYAGAVTAKVERGEEHKGLLDEFWSRRDTLLDSLYQQVQDFVDGRHQDLNRGFEEQKEEIRRKLSLHLLSIAKQHECYRTLWRICCDLNDAALLRNLMHESMGPNGGFSYFVFKELYEKRQVSKVLRLGEEFPEELSIFLRQHQELLWLHEVFLNQFSSASEILHVLALSCDQNSISASEEQADLDSIDFKPKLVDRKRLLNLSKIAAWAATGKDADSETKLKRIEADRKILKLQEEIMLLLPTDEEKQYVERQLLHPEDLIKLCLKGQNAKLSLCAFDVFAWTGSSFRKTHRNLMEECWKNAADQDDWSQIYQASIAQGWSDEETLQNLRETMLFLASSRCYGPNAETFGEGFAEVMLLRRENVEPFSRDPGASVETILMQHKDFPEAGKLMLAAITLGGVQDNTRLEEGPSPME, from the exons ATGCTATATTCCTTTGAGAGATATGCTTTTGGGATTGACTCAGGAG ATGATGCTTTTATATCTGGTGGAATGGAAAAGGGAACATCCCTTGCTTGGATTATCATTGGAAACAGACTCTTCATTTGGAATTACTTATCACCTACTGCTTCAATGAAATGCGTTGTTCTTGAAATCCCTTTGAATGCATTAGAGAACAGAGATATTAACAGTACTGACCGGAACTGTTGGTTGCTTTGTGTTGTCAATTGGGAAAGCACATCTAGGAGAACAAAGAAAGTTGCGAAACATTGCAATTCTGCTGGCGttgttttgtgtaaccaaaacACTCGAACTATCATATATTGGCCTGAAGTATATTCTGAAGGTAGAACTGCTCCTGTTACTAGTTTTGCATCTTCTGAGGAGTTAGAGGTGACTTCTTCACATGAAAATGGAAAGGCCACCCCAAACAAGCAGCGACAACGTATTAGATGCGGAAATAACTCAACTGGATGGAGCTCACTGAACTCTTTGATGGCTTCTGCATTACCTGGTTCTCAGCACTCCTGCGTTGCCCTTGCATGCTGTTCGAATGGTGAGCTTTGGCAGTTTCACTGCAGTCCCACTGGCATTCACCGTAAGAAAATATACGAGGATAAACTGACTTTACCATCCCAGGGTAGTGACGGTGGTCAAATTTTATGGAGCAAGGGGTATCCTAGGTCATTGATCTGGCGTTTTTCACATGTTTCTACAGAGGGCTCAAATAGAGAGTTTTTTCTGCTGACTGATCGTGAGATACAGTGCTTTAGcattgatatgaaacttgataTACGGGTGTCAAAGCTCTGGTCCCATGAAATTATTGGTACAGATGGTGATGCGGGGATCAGGAAGGATCTGGCTGGTCAGAAGCGAATATGGCCTCTTGATTTGCAGGTGGATGATCACGGAAAAGTGATTACCATTCTGGTTGCCACCTTCTGTAAGGATCGGGTCAGTGGTTCAAGCTACACACAGTATTCTCTTCTGACCATGCAATATAAATCTGGGGTGAGTATGGAGCCTGCACATGAAAGGATTCTGGAGAAAAAAGCTCCAATCCAAGTAATAATTCCAAAAGCAAGAGTAGAAGATGAAGATTTCTTGTTCTCAATGAGACTTCGAATAGGAGGCAAGCCTTCAGGATCAGCAATCATACTTTCTGGTGACGGAACGGCAACGGTCGCCCATTATTATCGAAACTCAACTCACCTCTATCAGTTTGACCTGCCTTATGATGCTGGAAAAGTTCTAGATGCTTCAGTTCTTCTTTCTTCAGATGATGGGGAAGAAGGGCCATGGGTTGTACTAACCGAGAAAGCAGGAATATGGGCAATACCTGAAAAGGCTGTTGTACTTGGTGGAGTTGAACCACCTGAGCGAAGCTTGTCACGTAAGGGGAGCTCAAATGAAAGATCTGCTCAAGAAGAGACACGGAACCTTACATTTTTGGGCAATATTGCTCCTAGAAGGGCTAGTTCTGAAGCATGGGATGCTGGAGAAAGACAAACGGGGGCTTTTACTGGGGTTGTACGTCGAACTGGCCCAGATGAAGAGTCAGAAACTTTGCTTAGTCATcttttccatgattttctttcatCTGGACAGGTTGATGGTTCACTGGAAAAGCTAAAAAGCTCTGGGGCATTTGAAAGGGATGGAGAAACAAGTGTTTTTGCACGGATGAGCAAATCAATTGTTGACACCTTAGCTAAACACTGGACTACAACCAGAGGTGCTGAGATTTTGGCCATGGCTGTTGTATCTACCCAACTCATGGATAAGCAGCAGAAGCATAAAGCATTTCTTCAGTTTCTGGCATTATCCAAATGCCATGAGGAGCTGTGTTCTAGACAGA GATATTCATTGCGAATTATCTTGGAACATGGTGAAAAGCTTGCTGGGATGATTCAATTGAGAGAACTGCAAAATGTGATTGGAGAGAAGCGTTCAACTGGAGTTGGCTCCTCCCATCCAAGTGCAGAACGCCGTGCTCTTTGGGATCTTATTCAATTAGTTGGTGAGAGAGCCCGCCGAAATACAGTTCTTCTCATGGACAGAGATAATGCTGAGGTGTTCTATAGTAAGGTTTCCGATCTTGAAGAAGTATTTTATTGCTTAGACAGACATCTTGATTATGTAATAAGCATAGAGCAACCGCTTTGGATTCAGATCCAAAGAGCTTGTGAGCTCTCAAATGCTTGTGCCACTATAGTTCGCGAGGCCATGCACTACAGAAATGAGAATAACTTGTGGTACCCACCACCCGAAGGCTTGACGCCATGGTATTGTCAACCTGTGGTACGCAATGGGATGTGGAGCATCGCTTCCTTCATGCTTCAGCTGTTGAATGAAACATCTGGAGTTGAGTTGTCAGTGAAATCAGATCTGTATACCCATCTAGAAGTACTGACTGAGGTTCTACTTGAGACATATGCTGGTGCTGTCACAGCTAAGGTTGAGCGTGGTGAAGAACACAAAGGTCTATTAGATGAGTTCTGGAGTAGAAGGGATACACTCCTGGACTCCCTTTATCAACAAGTTCAAGATTTTGTGGATGGCAGGCATCAG GATCTAAATAGAGGATTTGAAGAGCAAAAAGAAGAAATCCGTAGGAAGCTTTCTTTGCACTTGCTATCCATTGCAAAACAGCATGAATGCTACAGAACTTTGTGGAGAATATGCTGTGACCTCAATGATGCGGCCCTACTTAGAAATCTTATG CACGAGAGCATGGGACCTAACGGAGGCTTTAGTTACTTCGTCTTTAAAGAACTGTATGAGAAGAGACAAGTTTCCAAGGTTCTAAGGCTTGGGGAAGAGTTCCCAGAGGAGTTATCTATCTTTCTAAGACAGCACCAGGAGCTTCTTTGGCTTCACGAAGTGTTCCTGAATCAATTTTCTTCAGCTTCAGAAATTCTTCATGTATTAGCTCTTTCTTGTGATCAAAATTCTATTTCAGCTTCTGAAGAGCAGGCAGACCTTGACAGTATTGATTTCAAACCCAAATTGGTGGACAGAAAGCGCCTTTTGAATCTCTCAAAGATAGCTGCATGGGCAG CCACAGGTAAGGATGCTGATTCTGAGACAAAGTTGAAGCGCATTGAAGCTGAtaggaaaattttgaaattgcaG GAAGAAATTATGCTACTCCTTCCTACTGACgaagaaaagcaatatgttGAAAGGCAGCTCCTACATCCAGAAGATCTTATTAAGCTGTGCCTTAAAGGTCAAAACGCAAAGCTCTCCTTGTGTGCTTTTGATGTGTTTGCATGGACAGGCTCCTCCTTTCGGAAAACCCACAGAAATCTCATGGAGGAGTGTTGGAAGAATGCTGCCGATCAAGATGATTGGAGTCAAATATACCAAGCATCTATTGCTCAAGGATGGAGTGATGAGGAAACCTTACAGAATCTGAGGGAAACTATGCTTTTCCTGGCTTCCAGCAGGTGTTATGGACCCAATGCAGAAACCTTTGGAGAAGGTTTTGCCGAAGTTATGTTGTTGAGACGAGAAAATGTGGAGCCTTTTTCTAGGGATCCGGGTGCTTCTGTTGAGACCATACTGATGCAGCACAAGGATTTCCCTGAGGCAGGCAAGCTGATGCTGGCTGCTATCACTTTGGGGGGTGTACAGGACAATACCAGACTGGAAGAGGGTCCTTCTCCAATGGAATGA